The following is a genomic window from Sphingobacterium spiritivorum.
TTTAAACAATTCTTACACCAAAATATTCTTTCCATTTCTTTGTATTTAGTTATTTTTAAATTTTAATTAAATTGCTGTCCACCCCCCATCAACCATCAAATTGTGTCCTGTAATGAATGAAGCATCCTCTGATAATAAAAATGAAATAGCCGGAGCCATTTCTGATGGTTTCCCCAATCTCTTCAATGGTGATTTCTTTGAATATCGATCTATAAAGGATGGATGTTGATTTTTCAAATCCAATACGCCTCCTGGGGACATACAGTTTACTCTAACATTATATTTCCCATAATACGAAGCTAAGTATCTTGTAAAATTTATAATACCTCCTTTGATTGCTGCATATGCTGCTGGCGATGTTCCGCCATACTCTTCGTAAATTGTAAAGTCATTTCCCACTACTCCGTAAATAGAAGCAATATTGACTATGGAACCATAGTTTTGTTCCTTCATACATTCCAAGACACGCTGACACATATAAAAGACCGCATTCAGTTGCATATCCACGTTTCTTTCCCAAGAGTCTAAGGAAATATTCTCGAATGCAGCGCCCCAATCAGATGTTCTAGGATAGGCTAGATTGACAAGACCGTAAATATTACCGTATTTCTCTAAAACAGTTTGAATCAAAACATCAATATCGTCCTTTT
Proteins encoded in this region:
- a CDS encoding SDR family oxidoreductase produces the protein MYAGLRNRVIILTGAGGLIGQEVLKHLSLHGAKVVAVDLHPVDGADSMMCLNITQKDDIDVLIQTVLEKYGNIYGLVNLAYPRTSDWGAAFENISLDSWERNVDMQLNAVFYMCQRVLECMKEQNYGSIVNIASIYGVVGNDFTIYEEYGGTSPAAYAAIKGGIINFTRYLASYYGKYNVRVNCMSPGGVLDLKNQHPSFIDRYSKKSPLKRLGKPSEMAPAISFLLSEDASFITGHNLMVDGGWTAI